In Styela clava chromosome 14, kaStyClav1.hap1.2, whole genome shotgun sequence, the following are encoded in one genomic region:
- the LOC120341304 gene encoding esterase OVCA2-like gives MATSGSFPLRIFCLHGYRQSEKTFRQKTGSLRKILKNKAELVYITAPNLVPNKEDNDVGESTQVEDQYGWWFSSPDDTYHAQNHTDCCKGYEQSIEKIAQFMNDNGPFDGILAFSQGASLLSLICALKETGDVRFSFKFAILVAGFRSRQSQHEKLYETVITTPSLHVIGDTDQVIQREMSDELLCKFKDPVVLRHPGGHFIPTSSQQKQVYLQFLNNFRDVC, from the exons ATGGCAACAAGCGGCTCGTTTCCTTTGCGAATATTTTGTCTGCATGGATACAG ACAGAGTGAAAAGACATTCCGACAGAAAACCGGTTCGTTGAGaaagattttgaaaaacaaagcTGAGCTGGTTTATATCACAGCACCAAATCTTGTTCCGAACAAAGAAGACAATGATGTAG GGGAATCTACACAAGTTGAAGATCAATATGGTTGGTGGTTTTCAAGTCCAGATGACACCTACCATGCTCAAAATCATACAGACTGCTGTAAAGGATATGAACAATCAATTGAAAAGATAGCTCAATTCATGAATGACAATGGGCCATTTGATG GAATTCTCGCTTTCAGTCAAGGAGCTTCTCTTCTATCCTTGATTTGTGCACTGAAAGAAACAGGAG atgttaggttttctttcaAATTTGCAATCTTAGTTGCTGGATTCAGAAGTCGACAATCACAACATGAAAAGTTGTACGAGACGGTCATCACAACACCTTCACTACATGTCATCGGAGATACAGATCAAGTTATTCAGAGAG AGATGAGTGATGAACTTCTATGCAAATTTAAAGATCCAGTTGTGTTACGGCATCCGGGTGGTCATTTCATTCCCACTTCTTCTCAGCAGAAGCAAGTTTATCTCCaatttctaaataattttaGAGATGTGTGTTGA